The following is a genomic window from Engystomops pustulosus chromosome 11, aEngPut4.maternal, whole genome shotgun sequence.
gaccagggatataacgagctgtgcacctgtgtgaaatcacatgaccagggatataacgagccgtgcacctgtgtgacatcacatgaccagggatataatgagtcatgcacctgtgtgacatcacatgaccagggatatatgagccgtgcacctgtgtgacatcacatgaccagggatataacgagctgtgcacctgtgtgaaatcacatgaccagggatataacgagccgtgcacctgtgtgacatcacatgaccagggatataatgagtcatgcacctgtgtgacatcacgtgaccagggatataatgagccgggcacctgtgtgacatcacatgaccagggaaataatgagctgtgcacctgtgtgacatcacgtgaccagggatataatgagccatgcacctgtgtgacatcacatgaccagggatataacgagccgtgcacctgtgtgaaatcacatgaccaggaatataacgagccgtgcacctgtgtgacatcacatgaccagggatataatgagtcatgcacctgtgtgacatcacttgaccagggatataatgagtcatgcacctgtgtgacatcacatgaccagggaaataatgagccgtgcacctgtctgacatcacatgaccagggatataatgagccgtacacctgtgtaacatcacatgaccagggatatatgagccatgcacctgtgtgacatcacgtgaccagggatataatgagcagtgcacctgcgtgacatcacatgaccagggatatatgagccatgcacctgtgtgacatcacgtgaccagggatataatgagcagtgcacctgcgtgacatcacatgaccagggatataatgagccatgcacctttgtgacatcacatgaccagggatatatgagccatgcacctgtgtgacatcacgtgaccagggatataatgagccgtgcacctgtgtgacatcacatgaccagggatataacaagatgtgcacctgtgtgacatcacgtgaccagggatataatgagccgtgcacctgtgtgacatcacgtgaccagggatataatgagccgtgcacctgtgtaacatcacatgaccaggaatataacgagctgtgcacctgtgtgacatcacatgaccagggatataacgagccgtgcacctgtgtgacatcacatgaacagggatataacgagccgtgcacctgtgtgacatcacatgaacaggaatataatgagctgtgcacctgtgtgacatcacatgaccagggatataacaagccgtgcacctgtgtgacatcacatgaccagggatcagtTTTAAACCAAAGGAAATtagcaatgaagctttctatagaaagacagcaagcagagatgtagaaacccgcttggaattgatacaaaaatggGAAAATTCTctgtattacacaaacaatatcaattatttgctgaatgtggacaacccctttaagtgcaaaaaATGTGCATGAAAATTGAAGAAAATTTGGTGGTGTGACCTTTATGCACATTATAGGGGCAGAATGTTTCCATAATTCTAGTGGATGTGATGTATCGGACGTATATGGTAAAATTGCTTACAGTGCACTTCCATATTACACAAGAGAGGGTTCACCTGGGGTAATCCGCGCTCTCCGGGTTACACTAAGTCTTGCTGCAATCTCCCGGACGCTAATAGATGATTAAGTATCTGAGTTATTTCATTTGCACAGTCAATATCAGTGCGGAGGattgtttatattccaggaatctCCGGTAACCAGAACACAAGGCGTCTTGTCATGTCGGCCATTACCGTGTGAGCCGCATCACAGCAGGAGGCCTGGTAAACATTCAGCACTTTAATCAATCCACAGGACGAGTAACATGAGCCTGAAGATACACGGCCCGAGCTCTCTGCGCTGCACCAACACTTCACACGGGTCCTTCCATCTGAAGTGGCTGATGTCTCCATGAACACCTGTCCATAGGTTGTACATGGTATTGCAGATTATATGGACATGCCCTCTAAGTCCTTGTCGTGGGTGTGCTCTGATTGTTCTACTGTCTTCCAATATTTCAacacatatatagtgtatggtgccCAGTCACCGCTCCATCATGCAACTTTTACCGGtgccaaaaaaatccaaaaagttgAGCTGTACTTAAGCTTTGAGAGATAATATGGTCCACCTGCTCGGACATCAGTCATCAAAACTTCGAATAGAGGTGGATTGGGCATGGACTCAAAAAGGAGAAATCCCAATGAGCCGGTAATTGCTGAGGCTGAGAAGCCCATGAGTATTTGGTGGCCCATTGGTGACTTAATGTGATGCCCCCAAAGCAATGATTCTGCTGTCCCCAATCCTTCTGACCAGAGCTAACAGAAGAATAGAAGATCCAGCAGTAAGTGGCACCAGACCCCTCACACAACCCAGACCCAGAACATGGctgacactttgggggtcatttcctaagggcccaattcgcgttttcccaacgtgttacccgaatatttccgatttgcgccgatttcccctgaattcctcggaaaaaacgctgcatttaaaaaaaaaatgttgctcagcccgagccggtgaactccagcgcgttccgatgcttttcagcgcagcagcgccacctggtggacggcagaggaactaccttaataaatcccggccggacccgaatccagagcagagaacgcgccgctggatcgcgaatggaccgggtaagtaaatctgcccctgtgtgatactacccAAGATAGTCCACCAGAGATGAAGCCACGCTTTCCATTACCTCTACACAGTGGTTACCAGATCGGGTGCGCTCATGGAGACATAACCTGTGGCAATAATTTTCAGCCCCACTAGATTATTTGTTGACCCTGTGCACTAGTGATGGTCCCACCTGTAGATAATGTCTACCCAAACATATCACCACTTAATAAAAAATCTGCCCCAGACTGGGAACCTGACATCAGCCGTTAAGTGTTAATGAAGAGTTTTCATGGACCTATGGCTGAAAGTACAACCTACCTGTCCTAAAGACTCTGAATGCAAAGTCAAGGCCAAGCTATGGTCTCATGGATGGAGAGGGATCAGTAGAGCAGGACCCCCCACTCCAATTGATGGACTTTATCCTTCCATGGTGACTCATACACATGTTCACCTCTTGACGTAATTTTTTTGGGGCCATGAAAGATGGGGTTGTCCCATATTTCCTCTTCTGAGAAGTTTGGACCTGTATAAGACTTCCATTCCTAATCACTGAGGGAGAAAGCAGCTCATGGGCCAGTAGATTCTGCTCTGCTGGAGTCTACGGATACTTCAGACCCAAGATGCAAAAATCAGTTGTAAGGAAAAAAGTTTTGTAAAATGTAGAAAATCCTGTTGTCACTGAGACAGAAATTACTTTTttatggagctacaatgataaaatatacagttccaacttacatacaaattcaacttaagaacaaaccgaaagAACCTTATAtgtaacccaggaactgcctgCAAATAGAATAGGGTTAAATCCTTCTAAGGACTTATAGGAACCTGCCTACAGGTGAAAGTCACCCTAGGAACTGTAAAGCCTCCAGTTACAGGAGATCCTATCACTCCTGAGCAGCTCCACAGAAGGAGAAGCTTGTGGGACTCTCACATCTTACACAGGGTCCAGGCAGGAGGCGGAGGCTCGGCCACTGTAGACGGGCTGCTGGCTAATCCTTCAGGGCTCACTTAAAAGATTAGAGGTGGGTGGTGCTAAGATTCCCTGGACTGGGTAAGGATTTTGGAAGCAGGCAAACAAGCGCAGACTTTTAATTCACTTCTTGTGCAGCCTACAAGCTGCGGCTGTCTCCCACCCTCGCTCTCTACTTGTAGCTGCAGAGAACCTGGCAGGAGGGAAAGTGACAGATTAAGGCAAGAAAGACCCGGAAAAGTGTTTCCGAAAGAAGAAGAACTTTTCTCCCAATTAGTTTGATGCACTTTTAATAGAAGTTGAGAAGAACAATTTTGGACAATTCATGAAGAAGGAGTGAAGGACATTTGGCCACTTCTGGTGCAGTCATGAAGTTCCATTGGGATGTGGTGGCCCTTCTCAACTTTGGGTTCATCCTCTGGGGTTCTGCTGAAGAATATGATTATTACAGCTGGCAGTCAGACAATTTCCAGAACGGACGCTTCTATACCAAGCAGAGCAAATGTGTGGACATTCCCCAAGATCTTCACCTTTGCCATAATGTTGGCTATAAGAAGATGAGGTTACCTAACTTACTGGACCATGAAACCATGCCCGAAGTAAAGCAACAAGCCAGCAGTTGGGTTCCCTTGTTGGCCAAGAGATGTCATCGAGACACCCAACTCTTTTTGTGCTCTCTGTTTGCACCAATTTGCTTGGAGAGACCCATTTACCCATGTCGGTCGCTATGTGAGGTGGTGCGGGATAGTTGTGCACCAGTCATGGAGTCGTATGGTTTTCCTTGGCCGGAGATGCTGAACTGCAATAAGTTTCCTCtggacaatgacctctgtatCACTGTGCAATATGGCACCAAGCAAGTGACCCAACCATCAGGTAAATCCTTTATATCCTTCCTATGTTACATTAGTGAGGACAACCATTGGCCCTAAACTTCTCCATCTCTTCAACATCCCATAGGGCCAATGTCAGAAACTGTCAGATACAAAACAAGGGCACGTGAAACATCTATGTGAGGGTTAGCATCCCATCCATAACATTATACAACCTGAATCCAAGGATTTGTTGGGGTTTTTTTGGGAGGGTCTGTTATTTCTTCTGGCAAACCAAGATATATTTGCCACCAAAAATGTTGAATTTTTTCAATATAAATCCTCATGGAGGTTCTGAAGTCCAATATGACCAAAGCTTTATTCTCTATTTCGGGGCCTCCTATAATATCAAACATTCATTCTATACAAGATTAGATCTCCTGATGACTCGTCACTAAGAGTGGACCCATAGAGACTCTAGcccgttatacaggcagtccctgggttacatacaagattggttctgtaggtttgttcttaagttgaatttgtatgtaagttgggactatatatttttttaattgtagctccagccaattttttttggtctctgagacaattggattttaaaaatgttcggttgtcatcagaaccaggaataacaataaagcttcactgcagacacctgtgataactgttacagctgatcattgtagcctaaggataaagtacaggaaattaccaacatccagagatctgtttgtaactaggggtcgtctgtaagtcgggggttcttaagtaggggaccgcctgtatatatatattacctttCCTTATCTTACATTTGTACATATTTAAGGAGGTCACTGTCCATGTAGTCAGTATCGGATATGTTGTAAATCGTTTCTATTTGGCAATGGAAACTTGTTCATAGCTCAAGTTACCAACGTGTTTTTGgaatgaaaaaaaactgaaatgattCTACCCATAATTCTCATGACTACGTCCCCTGTGCCAAGTATGAATGAGAATAATAAGAGAGATTGCAGTGATAAGCAGGTATCGGGGACCACGGAGCCAATTTTTGGTAACAAAAATCAAGGCGTGAGATGAGGTCTTGATAGTCCAAAATGCTAAAAATGTTTGTGGGATTCTATAGGAATCTTCCACCTCTTGCCATAGAAGTCGTCTACAACCTATGGCTCCTCGATTTTGTAAATTTCAGAACATCTGGGAAGATGTTTGTTTTTGAGCTTCGGCAAACTGGCCGAAGAAGAACCAACAGTTCTACCGATTGGGCCTAAAAGTTGGCCGCCAAGAATTGCTGTGTCTAAAAGTGACCGAAATGATACCACGGCCCACTGGGAAACTGCTCCATAAGCATCGAGTCCTCATCTCTTATATCCTAAAATGGGCTAAATTGGGCAATGCAAAATTTTTACAAAACTTGGAAACATTTTGAATACAAAATGAACTTGGGAAGTCGTTGTTTTTGGAAAATATTTCAAattagttttttgggtttttttaaacCAAAAAGTGTATtttctattaccgtatatactcgagtataagccgacccaagtataagccgaggcccctaattttaccacaaaaacctggtaaaacctatatattttttactcgagtataagccgagattggctttttcagcacatttttttgtgctgaaaaactaggcttatactcgagtatataaggtaagtttttccaactttttaggatttttttgttttttttctaaactacattgttattaagttttttcaacttaatttttttttgttttttctgaaactgctttattaagtttttttcaactttttttttcttaaactgctttgttattaagttttttcaactttatttttttttgttttttcttaaacTGCTTTGTTATTaagttttttcaacttttttttttcttaaactgcTTTGTTAAGTTttttcaacttttattttttttcttaaactgctttgttattaagttttttcaatttttttttcttttttgttttttcataaacTGCCTTATCATTACGTTGTTTTCAACTTACTTATAGAAGGGATCACATACAGttaaaaatttcctttaaaaaaaaaaaaccgaaaAAGCTGCATTCCTGAGCTGGTATTATTGGCTGGACAGATAAGAAGGCAGACAGCTCTCGGGAGACTATATTCTGGGAGTACAATATATTAGAGTTTTTACGGATTAAGAAAATTGAGTCaaacatttttaacatttacAATCCCTCTGGTGACTTTATAAACCCCCGTAAGGTTAGACACATCGGagaaagataaataaatatatatacaaaaacattttaaaaattttttgaaaacagTCAATTTCAAAATTCACTGTTAGGAACAATGTATCAAAGGGAAATGATGTAGATATTGACTTAAAAAAGTTtaatcccccccctccctcccccaccctCAAACTCAGTGTGAACCATAACGATAGGTGGCAAAGGGCATTTTAGGTGGAATTTTTTGGGTAAGTCATATATCTGGTTTTATTTGACATAAAAACTTGAATTTTTATAAACatgcaggcagtcccccgggttacgtacgcgataggttccataggtttgttcttaacttgaatttgtatgtaagtcgaaactgtatacaggcagtcccccggttacgcacaagataggttccataggtttgttcttaagttgaatttgtatgtaagtcggaactgtatattttatcattgtagatccaggcaaactttttttttgccccagtgacaatcggagtttcaaaattttttgctgtagttggaccaaaaattattaataaatcttcattacagactccttacagctgatcattgcagcctgggactatagtaacatccagagaggtcaccagaggtcacaggggtcagaggggtctgtctgtaactaggggtcgtctgtaagtcgggtgtccttaagtaagggaccgcctgtactgcaccTGATTTTTATGCTTTTAACTTCTTACAATTGGATTTCAAAGTTTTATGTGGATTTTTttccattgcttttttttttagaatttttgtcattttttgtttCTATTCCATTGTTATAAAAACGTTTAACAACATTTCTTTACATCACGGAAATATCTAAAACTTTCAGTTGCAAAACATCTTCCCTGGTTAAACAAAAGGTATTTTTGGACGTTCTATGTCATAGATTGATGTGTGTCTACAACTCGTACAGCCCATGTGTGCTGGCTGAGAGTGCATGTACCTGGGTGGAGGCTGAGGTGAAAATATCCACCAATCCCAACACAGCCTGACCTTATCTTTAAATCAATGTGTCGAAAATGTGACATATTGTAAAGCTAAAGTATAAGATAATTCACTATAAGAATAAAAGGAGTTAACGGTTAATTGATTCTTTAATgtatggggtgggggggtgatCAAGAGtgagaaacaaagaaaaaaaataagaaaaatttaaaattaaagtGTGAGAATTAAAACAACAAAATGTAATAtacaatagaaaaaaagaaaattcattTAAAATAAACATAACAGACACAACAATAGgtcctccagcaggtcctccaaagataattgggccctgtctactcattctaccTCTTCCTACAgccccaagtagcgaagtaagtatcaaaatatgactgaaaacagCAGCTTttcagttgcttggaactgcaggaagattcttcctGTCTTGTCTGGTGCTGGGGCGATgctccgggtgcccacagaaagggctcggagtgccacctctggcacccgtgccataggttcgccaccactgccctagaacaACAGACAGTGGAGGCCGGAGAGACGTACAAGCAATGGATTCCTATTGATGCAAATGTTGCCTTCCCACAATCCTGTGTGTAGCCGCATGTCAATGAGAGAATGATCCAATGTAGAGATGAGACAACTCACCTTCATATTAGAAGTAATGATTTACTCTTGATACATAGGATTGctgatacacacacactcagctctgctacatttacatATGATAGATactaacacactcagctctgctacatctacacatGATAgaaacacactcagccctgctacatttaCATATGACAGATACAAACACAATCAGCCCTGCTACATTAACATATGatagatacacactcagctctgctacatctacatatGACAGATAcaaacacactcagccctgctacatttaCATATGATAGATACaaacacactcggctctgctacatctacatatGACAGATActaacacactcagccctgctacatttaCATATGATAGATacaaacacactcagctctgctacatctacacatGATAGATAcaaacacactcagccctgctacatctacatATGACAGATacaaacacactcagcactgctacatctatatatgatagatacaaacacactcagccctgctacatttaCATATGATAGATacaaacacactcagctctgctacatctacacatGATAGATAcaaacacactcagccctgctacatcta
Proteins encoded in this region:
- the SFRP5 gene encoding secreted frizzled-related protein 5; protein product: MKFHWDVVALLNFGFILWGSAEEYDYYSWQSDNFQNGRFYTKQSKCVDIPQDLHLCHNVGYKKMRLPNLLDHETMPEVKQQASSWVPLLAKRCHRDTQLFLCSLFAPICLERPIYPCRSLCEVVRDSCAPVMESYGFPWPEMLNCNKFPLDNDLCITVQYGTKQVTQPSGTKICTQCEIEQKSETMRVQYCASDFVLRMRIKEVKTENGDLKLIAAQKKKKVLKAGKLKRKEFRKLVLYIKNAVECQCPQLDNLSGSFLIMGRKVENKLLLTAIYKWDKKSKDMKYAVNFMFTYPCSESLSHGTHIGSFR